The genomic interval ACGCGCGAGCAAATCAAATATGGCGCGGATGTCATTAAAATTTACATCGACCACCGCCGCGGCCGCAGCCTGGCTGGCGATTCGCTCACCGGCTTTCCGACTTTTACACTCGATGAAACCAGGGCGATTGTTGAAGAAGCGGCCAAGGTCGGCATCAAAGTCGCGGCGCATGCCTACACGAGTGTTGCCGCGCAAACCGCCATCAACGCCGGCTGCATTTCCATCGAGCACGGTTTGTATCTCGACGAGGCGACGCTGCGGCTGATGGCGCAAAAAGGCTGTTACTGGGTGCCGACGATGATCGCCTATCTGCGCGGCCTGGAAAATCCCAACGCTTCAGCGGCGACACGCAAAATGTACGAGGGCACGACGCAGCGCCACAAAGCGACGTTTCAGCGCGCGCTCAAAATTCCCGGGCTGAAAATTGCCTTTGGCAGCGATCTCACCGGCGATCACGGCACCAACGCCAGAGAGATCGAAGTGATGGTGCGTTACGGCATGGCGCCGATGGCTGCGATCAAATCGGCCACGACGGTGGCGGCGGAATTGATGGGCTGGCAAAACAATATCGGCAGCCTCGAAGCCGGCAAGCTCGCCGACCTCATCGCCGTCGCGGGAAATCCTCTGGCGGACATCACGGAATTGCAGCGCGTCAAGTTCGTCATGAAGGACGGCAGAGTCATTAAGAACAACTTTTAACCAAATCTTTTCAATTTCCTGGCACGACTATATGGCTCATGGAGCAACAAAGACAACCGGGGCGTAGACGCGGATCGTTAGCCACATACACAAAAAACCCCCAAAGCTTCACGAAACTTCAGGGGCTTTTTAAAAAAATATAATATGCTCGAAAATAAGTCAAGCCATCCGTACAGCCAAGCCTATCTCGTTCCTCCCACCGCCCCCTTCTTGCTCACCACAATCGCCGGCACGTCCTGCTCGCGCACCAGTTTGTTGAACGCCGGCAGATCTTTCATTTTAATCTCCTCCAGCTTTGCCAACTGCGCGTCAAGTTTGGCCGAAAGCTGATTGAAGACGGTAAGCGAAGCATCGGTCGGCGGCGCGTCCATGCTGCTGGCCACGTCCGCCAACACCGCGATCTTGTTGTTGAGCTTGATGGGGTAATTCAGCGGATCCTGCCGGCTTTTGGCTTTGACTTGAATGAGCTCTTCCTCGATCACTTTCATCTTGTCATTCAAATCCTTCGCCGCCGCCGTCACGGCTTTGCCGTCGGTTCCCGCGTCGCTGACGCGCTTCGATAAATCTTCCACTTGTTTGCGCACCTCGCGAATGAAGTTCACCGCCTCGTGCGCCGCCGAAACTTTGTCGCGCACGTTCATGAGAAAATCGAACTGCTTTTGATAATCCGCCAGCGGCAAATTCAGCCGCGGGTCGGCTTTGATCTCGAACGGCTCGGTCATGGTTTGATTGCCGACGATCAAGCGCACCTGATAAGTTCCAGGCGCCGCCACTGGTCCGCGCAAGCTGCCGCCCCACAGCACCGCGCCGGGCGTTCGCACCGCGTCGGGATAGCGCATGTCCCACACAAACCGGTTCATGCCCGCCTCTTTCGTAAGCTGATCCGGCCTGGCCGTCACGCCGAAAAACTCCGCCATGAATCCGCCGCCCTCGCCCTCTTGTCGCCGCTCCTTGCTGCTGAAGGTTTTGATGGTGTCGCCCTTCGCATCCAAAATTTCAAGACGAATATCGCCTTCCGGTTTGTTCTTCAAATAATAGTGAATCACCACGCCGTTCGGCGGATTTTGCCCGACGCCTGGGATGGGAAAGCCGCCACCGCCGCTGAAGCGATACGCCGCCCGCGGCTTGAACAGATGCACCGTTGACGCCGCCACTTGATCCGAAAGTTGATGCAGCGGCGTGAGATCATCGAGAATCCAAAACGCGCGGCCCTGCGTCGCTACGACGAGATCGTTCTCTTTCACCACCAGGTCGGTGATTGGCACCACCGGTAGATTGAGCTGCAAGCTTTGCCAATTCGCGCCGTCATTGAATGACACATACACACCGGTCTCGGTTCCGGCATAGAGCAAACCTTTGCGTTTCGGATCCTCGCGCACCGCCCGCACAAACGCGCCCTCCGGAATGCCCTTGTTGAGCAGCGTCCACGTTTTGCCGTAATCACTCGTCTTGTAAATGTACGGCTTGAAATCATCGTGCTTGTAACGATTCACCGCAAGATAAGCGGTGCCGGCGTCATGCGGCGAAGCCTCGATGATGCTGATGAGACTCCATTCCGGCATTTGCTTTGGCGTGACGTTCTGCCAATTCTTGCCGCCGTCGGTGGTGACGTGCACAAGCCCGTCATCCGAGCCGGCCCAAATCAAACCTTTTTGCAACGGGGATTCCACTACGGCGAAAATCGTGCAATAATATTCGACGCTGGTGTTGTCCTTCGTGATGTCGCCGCCGGAAGGGCCTTGCTTGCTCTTATCGTTGCGTGTAAGATCCGGACTGATCGGCTCCCAGGTTTGTCCTTCGTTGGTCGATTTGAACAAAACATTCCCCGCCGCGTAAACCGTGTTCGGATCGTGCGGTGAAATCACGATCGGGAACGTCCATTGAAAACGATACGCCAAATCCGCGGCGCCGGCGCCCATCGGATTTTCCGGCCACGGCATGATGTTGCGTTCCTCTTGTGTGCGATGATCGTAGCGCGTCAAATAGCCGCCGTAGCTGCCGGCATACACGATGTTCGGATCGGCCGGATGCGGCGCGATATAGCCGCTCTCACCACCGCCGACCGCGTACCAATCGCGCACCGTAATGCCGAAGCCGTTGGTGCGGCTGGCAATCGCCACGGTGCTGTTGTCCTGCTGCGCGCCGTAAACGTAGTACGGAAAACGATTGTCGGTGATGACGTGATAGAACTGCGCGGTGGGTTGATTGTCGAGCGTGCTCCACGACTTGCCGCCGTTGAACGTCACGCAGGCGCCGCCGTCGTTGGCGTTGATCATGCGCAGGTTGTCCTCCGGCGCAATCCACAGATCGTGCGTGTCACCGTGCGGCACGCGAATGTTCTCATAAGTCCTGCCGCCGTCGACGGATTTGAGAAATTGCACGTTGAGCACGTACACGGTTTCGGGATTTTTGGTGTCGGCGTAAATGTGGGTGTAATACCAGGCGCGCTGCCGGAGGTTGCGATCTTCGCTCACACGGCGCCATTTGTTGCCGCCGTCATCCGAGCGAAAAACCCCGCCGTCCTCGGCTTCGATGATCGCCCACACGCGGTTCGGATTCACCGGCGAAACCGTGACGCCGATCTTTCCTTTGATGCCCTTCGGCAAGCCGTCCTTCAGCTCCGTCCACGTGTCGCCGCCGTCGGTGGATTTATAAAGGCCGCTGCCGGGGCCGCCGCTGTAAAGCGCATACGGCGTGCGGCTCACCTGCCAAAATCCGGCAAAAAGAATGCGCGGGTTGGTGGGATCCATCACGATGTCCACCGCACCGGTTTTTTCATCTTTATATAAAATTCTCTCCCAGGTTTTGCCGCCGTCTTTGGAGCGAAACACGCCGCGCTCGGTATTCGTGCCGTAAACGTGGCCGAGCGCCGCAACGTACACGAGATCGGGATTTTGCGGATGGATGCGAATGCGCCCGATTTGACGCGTGTCACTCAAGCCGACGTGCTTCCAGGTTTTGCCGGCGTCGGTGGATTTGTACACGCCGTCGCCGTGCGAAAAATTGCCGCGCACGCAGGCCTCGCCCATGCCCACGTAAATGACGTTGGGATCGGATTCCGCCACGGCAATCGCGCCGACCGAGCCGGTTTTAAAATAGGCATCAGAAATATTTTTCCAACTGATGCCGCCGTCCTCGGTTTTCCACACACCGCCGCCGGTGCCGCCGAAGTAATAGACCAGCGGCTGATTCGGCACGCCTGCCACCGCCGTCGAACGCCCGCCGCGAAACGGCCCGATGTTGCGCCACTTCATCGCGCGGTAAAGACTGGTGTCGTAACCGGCGGCTGCGATTGTCGCCGCCTTCTTTTGAGCGACAGCCGTCTCGGATAATGAGAACAACACAGCAGCTACAGCCACAGCCAGCGCCGTGATTTTTTTGGTAATGCTCATCTCGCGCTCTCCTTCCTCTGGGTTTGAGTTAGACAATTGGTATGTGAGTTAAAAAATGCCTGCCTTAATATAATTTCATGGATAGCCACAAGCAAGACCTTAAAGCGTTGGCTTGAAGTTAGCCCTTGAATTTATGGACAAA from candidate division KSB1 bacterium carries:
- a CDS encoding amidohydrolase family protein, translating into MTSALIAQPAETIAIKCGKLIDGKNDKVLENQVILIQGNRLSAVGMNVQIPATAKVIDLSSATVLPGLIDTHTHMFLHDGDYNDQLLREQIAYRAIYATVNAKKTLEAGFTTIRDLETEGAMYADVALRDAINNGIVPGPRMQASTRSLSITGGYSPYGFSPEVPMIYGAQIADGVEGVRLATREQIKYGADVIKIYIDHRRGRSLAGDSLTGFPTFTLDETRAIVEEAAKVGIKVAAHAYTSVAAQTAINAGCISIEHGLYLDEATLRLMAQKGCYWVPTMIAYLRGLENPNASAATRKMYEGTTQRHKATFQRALKIPGLKIAFGSDLTGDHGTNAREIEVMVRYGMAPMAAIKSATTVAAELMGWQNNIGSLEAGKLADLIAVAGNPLADITELQRVKFVMKDGRVIKNNF
- a CDS encoding glycosyl hydrolase → MSITKKITALAVAVAAVLFSLSETAVAQKKAATIAAAGYDTSLYRAMKWRNIGPFRGGRSTAVAGVPNQPLVYYFGGTGGGVWKTEDGGISWKNISDAYFKTGSVGAIAVAESDPNVIYVGMGEACVRGNFSHGDGVYKSTDAGKTWKHVGLSDTRQIGRIRIHPQNPDLVYVAALGHVYGTNTERGVFRSKDGGKTWERILYKDEKTGAVDIVMDPTNPRILFAGFWQVSRTPYALYSGGPGSGLYKSTDGGDTWTELKDGLPKGIKGKIGVTVSPVNPNRVWAIIEAEDGGVFRSDDGGNKWRRVSEDRNLRQRAWYYTHIYADTKNPETVYVLNVQFLKSVDGGRTYENIRVPHGDTHDLWIAPEDNLRMINANDGGACVTFNGGKSWSTLDNQPTAQFYHVITDNRFPYYVYGAQQDNSTVAIASRTNGFGITVRDWYAVGGGESGYIAPHPADPNIVYAGSYGGYLTRYDHRTQEERNIMPWPENPMGAGAADLAYRFQWTFPIVISPHDPNTVYAAGNVLFKSTNEGQTWEPISPDLTRNDKSKQGPSGGDITKDNTSVEYYCTIFAVVESPLQKGLIWAGSDDGLVHVTTDGGKNWQNVTPKQMPEWSLISIIEASPHDAGTAYLAVNRYKHDDFKPYIYKTSDYGKTWTLLNKGIPEGAFVRAVREDPKRKGLLYAGTETGVYVSFNDGANWQSLQLNLPVVPITDLVVKENDLVVATQGRAFWILDDLTPLHQLSDQVAASTVHLFKPRAAYRFSGGGGFPIPGVGQNPPNGVVIHYYLKNKPEGDIRLEILDAKGDTIKTFSSKERRQEGEGGGFMAEFFGVTARPDQLTKEAGMNRFVWDMRYPDAVRTPGAVLWGGSLRGPVAAPGTYQVRLIVGNQTMTEPFEIKADPRLNLPLADYQKQFDFLMNVRDKVSAAHEAVNFIREVRKQVEDLSKRVSDAGTDGKAVTAAAKDLNDKMKVIEEELIQVKAKSRQDPLNYPIKLNNKIAVLADVASSMDAPPTDASLTVFNQLSAKLDAQLAKLEEIKMKDLPAFNKLVREQDVPAIVVSKKGAVGGTR